A genomic segment from Syngnathus scovelli strain Florida chromosome 3, RoL_Ssco_1.2, whole genome shotgun sequence encodes:
- the LOC125993945 gene encoding neurogenic locus notch homolog protein 1 isoform X2, producing MPIFLAKVTLVLWLIGLARGLRCSMPTESCLNQGRCDATPDGNGQCKCRDGYTGNRCQFRDPCPSGTCLNACVGTPCRNGGTCQLDGLQAYKCHCPPGWSGNQCQYPDPCASNPCANDGRCSAIESQYVCTCTPFFSGKTCKQDVNECDASPPPCKNGGSCVNTVGGYHCRCPAEYSGQRCESRYLPCSPSPCQNGGTCVQKGDTSYECTCVPGFTGKNCNQNIDDCPGHECQNGGTCVDSVNSYNCRCQPEFTGQLCTEDVDECQLMPNACQNGGTCHNTYGGFQCVCVNGWAGDDCGENIDDCASAACSHGSTCHDRVASFVCECPPGRTGLLCQLDDACISNPCQKGSNCDTHPVSGNHMCTCPPGYLGASCDQDVDECSLGPNPCEHAGKCINTKGSFQCKCQRGYVGPRCELDVNECMSNPCMNEATCLDQIGAFHCICMPGYEGEFCEIDTDECDHSPCMNGGKCIDKINAFLCQCPTGFTGHLCQIDIDECASTPCKNGARCTDGPNMYTCECTEGYTGRHCETDVYECLSDPCHYGSCVDGLASFSCLCHPGYTGRLCETNINECLSQPCRNGGVCQDRENAYICNCPTGTTGINCEVNIDDCKSNPCDYGTCIDKINGYECACKPGYTGAMCNINIDECAINPCHNGGTCIDGINHFTCVCPEGYHDATCFSQINECLSNPCVHGHCEDKINGYKCLCDSGWSGQNCDINNNECESNPCMNDGTCKDMTSGYVCTCHVGFTGPNCQTNINECASNPCLNQGTCIDDVAGYKCNCVLPYTGENCESVMAPCSGKPCKHAGVCQESEDYQSFSCVCPEGWQGQTCEVDIKECVKNPCLNGATCQNTLGSYRCGCKPGFTGRNCETDIDDCKPNPCGNGGACQDRANGFLCTCQPGFRGPACDEDINECESHPCKNGANCTDCVNSYTCTCPPGFSGIHCENNTPDCTESSCFNGGTCVDGINTFTCLCPSGFTGSYCQHDINECDSRPCLHGGTCQDSYGTYKCVCPHGYTGLNCQNLVSWCSSSPCKNGGNCWQRGTAYSCECQTGWAGVYCDIPSVSCEVAAKQRGVDVDNLCRNSGRCLDAGNVHRCHCQVGYTGSYCEEQVDECTPNPCQNGATCVGFLGGYTCKCSPGFAGTNCSDEINECFSQPCQHGGTCIDLINTYKCSCPRGTQGVNCEINVDDCMPLADPLTKEPKCFNHGRCVDGVGGYHCLCPPGYVGERCEGDVNECLSNPCDPRGTHRCIQLANNYRCECRTGFTGQRCDAVFDGCKGKPCRNGGTCAVASNTPNGFICKCPPGFTGSTCEYNGHTCGSLRCHNGGTCISGQKSPKCLCAPFFTGPECQYPGDSPCKSNPCYNSGTCEDAAKAPYYRCVCPANFNGLWCHILDYSSPGGPGHDLAPPPLSAADEACEIPQCEERKHNQVCDVLCNNHACGWDNGDCSLNFDDPWKNCSASLQCWRYFNDGKCDAQCDNAGCLYDGFDCQNLEGQCNPLYDQYCKDHYADGHCDQGCNNAECEWDGLDCADNMPEKLALGQLVVVVLIMPEQLLNNSFGFLRELSRVLRTNVVFRMNAEGETMVYPYYGSEQELKKYIVKRSVDTWSDVPGKVVNVVKRSIDGLRWTKRELDHVQIKGSIVLLEVDNRQCVQQSSECFQSTTDAAAFLGALASSGKLDVPYTIEAVYSGADPQPPQELYPLYLVVGTLAVLALVGVGMVAARKRRHEHGRLWLPEGFKTTEPSKKKRREPVGEDSVGLKPLKNTSDISLMDDGHDWGEDETSDAKRFRFDELAVLDAGERKDNRQWTQQHLDAADLRVPSVAPTPPQGEIDSDCMDVNVRGPDGFTPLMIASCSGGGLETGNSEEEEDASANVINDFIYQGASLHNQTDRTGETALHLAARYARSDAAKRLLEASADANIQDNMGRTPLHAAVAADAQGVFQILIRNRATDLDARMHDGTTPLILAARLAVEGMVDELINCHADVNAIDDFGKSALHWAAAVNNVAAAVVLLKSGANKDMQNNKEETPLFLAAREGSYETAKVLLDHFANREITDHMDRLPRDIAQERMHHDIVRLMDEYNLVRSPTMHAGALGNALSPPLCSPNGYLGGMKQPPPQGQGPAGGKKARKPGTKVCKDAKDMKVKKKNSQDGKPPGSLLDSSAVLSPVDSLESPRGYGSDAASPPVMTPAALSHLQTMSDPHMGVGHMVMPSKQELARMQFDPLPPRLTHMPVSGSTGQCDWMSRMQFGAMRNSAQHGMMTGPHSGHPQMMAYASIPSNRLNPIMQQMQNLQQLQNQNFINADLSPPELQQGPVPIRTILPQEAQIMPAAMGAQFLTPPSQHSYSGPVDGNTPSHQVQVPDHPFLTPSPGSPDQWSSSSPHSNMSDWSEGISSPPTSMPAQMGHLAEQFK from the exons GTGTCGAGATGGATACACCGGAAACAGGTGCCAGTTTCGCGACCCGTGCCCCAGCGGAACTTGCTTGAACGCCTGCGTTGGCACGCCGTGCCGCAACgggggtacctgtcagctggacGGCCTGCAGGCGTACAAGTGCCACTGTCCGCCCGGATGGTCAG GTAACCAGTGCCAATACCCCGACCCCTGCGCGTCCAACCCGTGCGCAAACGACGGGCGCTGCTCGGCCATCGAGTCGCAGTACGTCTGCACCTGCACGCCCTTCTTCTCGGGCAAGACCTGCAAGCAGGACGTCAACGAGTGCGATGCCAGCCCGCCGCCGTGCAAGAACGGCGGCTCTTGCGTCAACACGGTCGGCGGCTATCACTGCCGCTGCCCGGCCGAGTACTCCGGCCAGCGCTGCGAGAGCCGCTACCTGCCCTGTAGCCCGTCGCCGTGCCAAAATGGAGGCACCTGCGTCCAGAAGGGAGACACCAGCTATGAATGCACCTGTGTGCCAG GCTTCACGGGGAAAAACTGCAACCAGAACATCGACGACTGCCCCGGTCACGAGTGCCAGAACGGCGGCACTTGCGTCGACAGCGTCAACTCTTACAACTGCCGGTGTCAGCCTGAGTTCACAG GTCAACTGTGCACGGAGGACGTGGATGAGTGCCAGCTGATGCCCAACGCCTGCCAAAACGGCGGCACGTGCCACAACACCTACGGCGGCTTCCAGTGCGTGTGCGTCAACGGCTGGGCGGGCGACGACTGCGGCGAGAACATCGACGACTGCGCCAGCGCCGCCTGCTCCCACGGCTCCACCTGCCACGACCGCGTGGCCTCCTTCGTCTGCGAGTGTCCCCCCGGCCGCACAG GTCTGCTCTGCCAGCTGGATGATGCCTGCATCAGCAACCCTTGTCAGAAAGGCTCCAACTGCGACACCCACCCCGTCAGCGGGAATCACATGTGCACCTGCCCTCCGGGCTACCTGGGGGCATCCTGTGATCAAGACGTCGACGAGTGCTcactag GTCCCAACCCGTGCGAGCACGCCGGCAAGTGCATCAACACCAAGGGCTCGTTCCAGTGCAAGTGCCAGCGGGGTTACGTGGGGCCGCGCTGCGAGCTGGACGTCAACGAGTGCATGTCCAATCCGTGCATGAACGAGGCCACCTGCCTGGACCAGATCGGAGCCTTCCACTGTATCTGCATGCCAG GCTACGAGGGGGAGTTCTGCGAGATCGATACGGACGAGTGCGATCACAGCCCCTGCATGAACGGCGGCAAGTGTATCGACAAGATCAACGCCTTCCTATGCCAGTGCCCCACAG gttTCACTGGGCATCTTTGCCAGATCGACATCGATGAGTGTGCCAGTACGCCGTGCAAAAATGGTGCCAGGTGCACAGACGGACCCAACATGTACACCTGCGAGTGCACAGAGG GTTACACCGGGCGGCATTGCGAGACGGATGTGTACGAGTGCCTCTCAGACCCGTGTCACTACGGCTCCTGCGTGGACGGCCTGGCCTCTTTCAGCTGTCTTTGTCACCCGGGTTACACGGGACGGCTGTGCGAGACCAACATCAACGAGTGTCTCAGCCAGCCGTGCAGGAACGGTGGCGTCTGCCAGGACCGGGAAAATGCCTACATCTGCAACTGCCCCACTGGAACCACCG GAATCAACTGTGAAGTCAACATTGATGACTGCAAGAGCAACCCGTGTGACTACGGGACCTGCATCGACAAGATCAACGGTTATGAGTGTGCCTGCAAGCCCGGATACACTG GCGCCATGTGTAACATCAATATAGACGAGTGCGCCATCAACCCGTGCCACAACGGCGGCACGTGTATCGACGGCATCAACCACTTCACCTGCGTGTGTCCCGAGGGCTACCACGACGCCACCTGCTTCTCGCAGATCAACGAGTGTCTCAGCAACCCCTGTGTCCACGGCCACTGCGAGGACAAGATCAACGG CTACAAATGCCTGTGCGACTCCGGCTGGAGCGGCCAAAACTGCGACATCAACAACAACGAATGCGAGTCCAACCCGTGCATGAACGACGGCACGTGCAAGGACATGACCAGCGGCTACGTGTGCACTTGCCACGTGGGCTTCACTG GACCAAATTGTCAAACCAACATCAACGAATGTGCCTCCAACCCCTGCCTCAACCAGGGGACGTGCATCGACGACGTGGCCGGCTACAAGTGCAACTGTGTTCTGCCTTACACGG GAGAAAACTGCGAAAGCGTAATGGCCCCCTGCAGTGGCAAACCTTGCAAACACGCTGGAGTGTGTCAGGAGTCGGAAGACTATCAAAGCTTCTCCTGCGTCTGCCCCGAAGGATGGCAAG GTCAAACGTGCGAGGTGGACATTAAGGAGTGCGTGAAGAATCCCTGCCTCAACGGAGCCACCTGCCAGAACACGCTGGGAAGTTATCGCTGCGGCTGCAAGCCCGGCTTCACCGGACGCAACTGTGAAACTGACATTGACGACTGCAAGCCGA ACCCATGCGGCAACGGGGGTGCGTGTCAGGACCGAGCCAACGGCTTCCTGTGCACGTGCCAGCCGGGCTTTCGGGGCCCGGCGTGCGATGAAGACATCAACGAGTGCGAGAGCCACCCGTGCAAGAACGGTGCCAACTGCACCGACTGCGTCAACAGCTACACCTGCACCTGCCCGCCCGGCTTCAGCGGCATCCACTGTGAAAACAACACGCCTGACTGCACAGAAAG CTCCTGTTTCAACGGCGGCACGTGCGTGGACGGCATCAACACCTTCACGTGCCTGTGCCCGTCCGGCTTCACCGGCAGCTACTGTCAGCACGACATCAACGAGTGCGACTCCAGACCCTGCCTGCACGGCGGCACCTGTCAGGACAGCTACGGCACCTACAAGTGCGTGTGTCCGCACGGATACACGGGACTCAATTGTCAG aatttggtGAGCTGGTGCAGCTCGTCACCTTGCAAGAACGGAGGTAACTGCTGGCAAAGGGGTACGGCCTACAGTTGCGAGTGCCAGACTGGCTGGGCGGGCGTCTACTGCGACATACCTAGCGTCTCCTGCGAGGTGGCAGCCAAAcaaagag GGGTGGATGTCGACAACCTGTGCCGTAACTCAGGCCGGTGTCTGGACGCAGGAAACGTCCACCGCTGCCACTGCCAGGTGGGCTACACTGGCAGCTACTGTGAGgaacaagtggatgaatgcacTCCCAACCCCTGTCAAAATGGAGCCACTTGTGTGGGCTTTCTTGGAGGATACACTTGCAAG TGCTCGCCAGGCTTCGCGGGGACCAACTGCTCCGACGAGATCAATGAGTGCTTCTCCCAACCGTGCCAGCACGGGGGCACCTGCATTGACCTGATCAATACCTACAAATGCTCCTGTCCCCGGGGAACGCAAG GCGTCAACTGCGAGATCAACGTGGACGACTGCATGCCGCTGGCCGACCCGCTCACCAAAGAGCCCAAGTGTTTCAACCACGGCAGGTGCGTGGACGGCGTGGGTGGCTACCACTGCCTGTGCCCGCCCGGGTACGTGGGCGAGCGCTGCGAAGGTGACGTCAACGAGTGCCTCTCCAACCCGTGCGACCCGCGCGGCACGCACAGGTGCATCCAGCTAGCCAACAACTACCGCTGCGAATGTCGTACCGGATTCACAG GTCAGCGCTGTGACGCCGTGTTCGACGGTTGCAAGGGGAAACCGTGTCGCAACGGGGGCACTTGCGCCGTGGCCAGTAACACTCCAAACGGCTTCATATGCAAATGTCCGCCT GGCTTCACTGGCTCCACATGCGAATACAACGGCCACACTTGCGGCAGCCTCCGATGCCACAACGGCGGCACCTGCATCTCGGGCCAAAAGAGTCCCAAGTGTCTGTGCGCGCCGTTTTTCACGGGGCCCGAGTGCCAGTACCCCGGCGACAGCCCGTGCAAATCCAACCCCTGCTACAACTCGGGCACGTGCGAGGACGCCGCCAAGGCACCGTACTACCGCTGCGTCTGCCCCGCCAACTTCAACGGCCTCTGGTGCCACATTCTGGACTACAGCTCCCCGGGCGGGCCGGGTCACGACctggcgccgccgccgctgtcgGCGGCCGACGAGGCCTGCGAGATCCCGCAGTGCGAGGAGCGCAAGCACAACCAGGTGTGCGACGTGCTGTGCAACAACCACGCGTGCGGCTGGGACAACGGCGACTGCTCGCTCAATTTCGACGACCCGTGGAAGAACTGCTCGGCCTCGCTGCAGTGTTGGCGCTACTTTAACGACGGCAAGTGCGACGCGCAGTGCGACAACGCCGGGTGCCTCTACGATGGATTTGACTGCCAGAATCTGGAAGGACAGTGCAA CCCGCTGTACGACCAGTACTGTAAAGACCACTACGCCGACGGCCACTGTGACCAGGGCTGCAACAACGCCGAGTGCGAATGGGACGGCTTGGATTGCGCCGACAACATGCCCGAGAAGTTGGCCCTGGGCcagctggtggtggtggtcctCATCATGCCCGAGCAGCTCCTCAACAACTCCTTCGGCTTCCTGCGAGAGCTCAGTCGCGTCCTGCGCACCAACGTGGTGTTCCGGATGAACGCTGAGGGCGAGACCATGGTCTACCCTTACTACGGCAGCGAGCAGGAGCTGAAGAAGTACATCGTCAAGCGCTCGGTGGACACCTGGTCCGACGTGCCTGGCAAGGTGGTGAACGTGGTTAAGAGAAGCATAGATGGGCTTCGGTGGACAAAGAGGGAGCTGGATCACGTGCAGATCAAAGG CTCCATCGTGCTCTTGGAAGTGGACAACCGTCAGTGCGTCCAGCAGTCCAGCGAGTGCTTCCAGAGCACCACCGATGCCGCCGCCTTCCTCGGGGCGTTGGCCTCCAGCGGAAAACTGGACGTTCCCTACACCATTGAAGCTGTTTATA GCGGCGCCGACCCGCAGCCGCCGCAGGAGCTCTACCCGCTCTACCTGGTGGTGGGCACCCTGGCCGTGCTGGCCTTAGTCGGCGTGGGCATGGTGGCTGCCCGCAAGCGCCGGCACGAGCACGGGCGCCTCTGGCTCCCCGAGGGTTTCAAGACCACCGAGCCCAGCAAGAAGAAGAGACGCGAACCCGTCGGGGAGGATTCTGTGGGATTAAA GCCGCTGAAAAATACCTCGGATATTTCACTCATGGACGACGGCCACGATTGGGGAGAAGATGAGACTTCGGATGCCAAACGCTTCAGG TTTGACGAGCTCGCCGTCCTGGATGCGggcgagcgcaaggacaaccggCAGTGGACCCAGCAGCACCTGGACGCAGCCGACCTGCGCGTCCCCTCCGTGGCGCCCACACCCCCACAGGGCGAGATTGACAGCGACTGCATGGACGTCAACGTGCGAGGACCAG ATGGCTTCACACCGCTGATGATCGCATCCTGCAGCGGTGGCGGCCTGGAGACGGGCAAcagcgaggaggaggaagacgccTCGGCCAATGTCATCAACGACTTTATCTACCAGGGCGCCAGCCTCCACAACCAGACGGACCGCACCGGCGAGACGGCGCTGCACCTGGCCGCCCGCTACGCCCGCTCCGACGCCGCCAAGCGGCTGCTGGAGGCCAGCGCCGACGCCAACATCCAGGACAACATGGGCAGGACCCCGCTGCATGCCGCCGTGGCCGCTGACGCCCAGGGAGTCTTCCAG ATTCTAATAAGAAACCGCGCCACCGACTTGGACGCCCGTATGCACGACGGCACCACCCCCCTCATCTTGGCCGCCAGGCTGGCAGTGGAGGGCATGGTGGACGAGCTCATCAACTGCCACGCTGATGTCAACGCCATTGATGATTTtg GCAAGTCAGCGTTACATTGGGCCGCCGCTGTGAATAACGTGGCGGCTGCTGTCGTGCTGCTCAAGAGTGGCGCCAACAAGGACATGCAGAACAATAAG GAGGAGACGCCGTTGTTTTTAGCAGCCCGGGAGGGAAGCTACGAGACGGCTAAAGTCCTGCTGGACCACTTTGCCAACCGGGAGATAACAGACCACATGGACAGACTTCCCCGAGACATCGCCCAGGAGCGAATGCATCACGACATCGTCCGTCTGATGGACGAGTACAATCTGGTGCGGAGTCCCACCATGCACGCAGGTGCCCTGGGTAACGCCTTGTCGCCCCCGCTCTGCTCCCCCAACGGCTACCTGGGCGGCATGAAACAGCCCCCGCCTCAGGGCCAGGGCCCGGCGGGCGGCAAGAAGGCTCGCAAACCCGGCACCAAGGTCTGCAAGGACGCCAAAGACATGAAagtgaagaagaagaactcGCAGGATGGGAAGCCGCCCGGCAGCTTGCTGGACAGCTCGGCCGTGCTCTCCCCGGTGGATTCGCTGGAGTCGCCTCGCGGCTACGGCTCGGACGCCGCGTCCCCGCCCGTTATGACGCCCGCGGCGCTGAGCCACCTCCAAACCATGTCGGACCCGCACATGGGCGTCGGTCACATGGTCATGCCCAGCAAGCAGGAGCTGGCACGGATGCAATTCGACCCGCTCCCCCCACGCCTCACTCACATGCCCGTGTCTGGATCCACCGGCCAGTGCGACTGGATGTCCAGGATGCAGTTCGGCGCCATGAGGAACAGTGCTCAGCACGGGATGATGACTGGCCCCCACAGCGGGCACCCTCAAATGATGGCCTACGCGAGCATTCCCAGCAACCGCCTCAATCCAATCATGCAGCAGATGCAGAACCTCCAGCAACTCCAGAACCAGAACTTTATCAACGCCGATCTGAGCCCCCCGGAGCTCCAGCAGGGTCCCGTACCCATCCGCACCATCCTGCCCCAGGAGGCCCAGATAATGCCGGCCGCAATGGGCGCCCAGTTCCTCACGCCACCCTCTCAGCACAGCTACTCGGGCCCCGTGGACGGCAACACACCCAGCCATCAGGTCCAGGTGCCGGACCACCCCTTTCTGACGCCTTCGCCGGGCTCACCCGACCAGTGGTCCAGCTCCTCGCCGCACTCCAACATGTCGGACTGGTCAGAGGGAATCTCCAGTCCACCTACTAGCATGCCGGCCCAGATGGGACACCTGGCAGAGCAGTTCAAGTGA